One window of Sporocytophaga myxococcoides DSM 11118 genomic DNA carries:
- a CDS encoding Ig-like domain-containing protein encodes MKHFSFIRNIAFLILFFCWQNSFAQYPAGSPVAMNGKLKVVGSQLTSECGNPVQLKGFSTHGVQWFSNCVKTSALDELVNNWGIDIFRLAMYVQEQGYITKPDYWKSYIDTWVDECEKRGVYCMIDWHVLNPGDPNANLTESKDFWTYMATKHGGKKHVLFEICNEPNGVSWSTVKTYANAVIPVIRAIDPNTIIIVGTPNWSQDVDIAANDPLNYTNIMYTLHFYSGSHFQSLRDKGNAAIAKGKALFVTECGSSDASGNGGPYLSEFDNWISWMNSKKISWINWSYSDKAESSAALSPGACNANAWNNLTQSGTYMKAKLSVADNFISCVVNTPPTVSITSPANNATYAAGASITLTASASDADGQISKVEFYNGTTLLGSSTTSPYAYTWAGVAAGTYTITAKATDNGGSITTSTAIAIVVNANKVPTVSITAPVNNATFEGGTNITLTASAVDADGTVSKVEFYNGTTLLGSATTSPYTYIWTGVAPGNYSITAKATDDKGGIGSSTAIKITVTVPQTPYGGKVWPIAGRIEAENYDLGGSGLGYSDSDAGNAGSAFRTDDVDIEASTDAGGGYNVGWTVAGEWLEYSVNVSEAGKYDFKVRVAAAAAGKSMHIEMNGINVTGAITIPNTGDFQAWQTVTIPAISLTTGNQIMKIVFDSDEINLNYVDVSAVNKAPVVSITAPLNNTSYVAAASFTITANATDSDGNITKVEFYNGTALLGSDATSPFSYDWNNVAAGTYTITAKATDNSGASTVSSVITVVVNANKLPSVSLTAPGNNTELVLAAPASNLSLTASASDTDGSIVKVEFYNGSTLLGTDNTSPYVYTLATLSAGTYTITAKATDDKGGVSTSNAVTLIANQAPTVSITSPLNNVSFVALADITITADASDAEGMLSKVEFYNGTTLLGSDLTAPYSYIWNGVAAGTYNITAKATDNYGATLTSDVVKITVNANKLPSVFITAPVSNTVLQAPATNVVLSADAADSDGTITKVEFYNGSTLLGADASSPYSFTWASIAAGKYTITAKAIDDKGGVTVSTAVLLVVNKAPSAAITSPSNNASFVAPALVTISADAKDSDGSVAKVEFYSGGTLIGTDLIAPYTFTLSDLPVGTYTITIKATDNDGAATTSSTVSFKVNENQPSVILVNSPANNTTVKVGSSVNFDISVVDPDGSIAKVEYYDGTILIGTSTSAPFNINWTFTGTGAHNITIKVTDGNGGVTISSPIALTAVTNQSPTVKITSPKNNAILLSSEEIILTADAADADGNVSKVEFYNGSTLLGSAFNAPYEFTWLNPGDGIYTIIAVAVDDNGVKMPSVPVTINVAPVISGIHSGTSLSQLKLYPNPSYTDFKFVVNEDIESYSVVNLLGETVSSEGRVSGGQEITLGEDLAQGAYVLKVIYASGKKEAVRMIKIK; translated from the coding sequence ATGAAGCACTTCTCCTTCATTAGAAATATAGCTTTTCTAATATTATTTTTTTGCTGGCAGAATAGCTTTGCTCAATATCCTGCAGGTTCGCCTGTTGCCATGAATGGTAAACTTAAGGTTGTAGGATCTCAATTGACAAGTGAATGCGGGAATCCTGTACAACTTAAGGGATTCAGCACTCATGGTGTGCAATGGTTTTCTAATTGTGTGAAAACTTCAGCATTGGATGAGCTGGTCAACAACTGGGGAATAGATATTTTCCGTCTTGCAATGTATGTGCAGGAACAAGGCTATATTACCAAACCGGATTACTGGAAATCATATATCGATACATGGGTGGATGAATGTGAGAAAAGAGGTGTTTATTGTATGATTGACTGGCATGTTCTGAATCCCGGTGATCCGAATGCTAATCTGACTGAATCTAAAGATTTCTGGACTTACATGGCCACTAAACACGGTGGAAAGAAACACGTGCTGTTCGAAATCTGTAATGAGCCAAATGGTGTAAGCTGGTCTACAGTGAAGACCTATGCGAACGCAGTTATTCCCGTCATCAGAGCTATTGATCCAAATACGATTATAATTGTTGGTACTCCAAACTGGAGTCAGGATGTGGACATAGCAGCAAATGATCCTTTGAATTACACTAATATAATGTATACACTACATTTTTATAGCGGTTCCCATTTTCAGTCTTTAAGAGATAAGGGGAATGCTGCAATTGCAAAGGGTAAAGCGCTTTTTGTAACTGAATGCGGTTCTTCGGATGCAAGCGGTAACGGTGGTCCTTACCTTTCAGAATTCGATAATTGGATAAGCTGGATGAATTCGAAGAAGATCAGTTGGATCAACTGGAGCTATTCTGATAAAGCGGAAAGCTCAGCTGCACTTAGTCCTGGTGCTTGTAATGCAAATGCCTGGAATAATCTTACGCAGTCTGGAACATATATGAAAGCTAAATTATCCGTTGCTGATAATTTTATTTCTTGTGTGGTAAATACTCCTCCAACAGTTTCAATAACTTCTCCTGCGAACAATGCAACATACGCAGCTGGTGCGAGCATAACATTGACAGCAAGTGCTTCAGATGCAGATGGTCAAATCAGTAAAGTAGAATTCTATAATGGTACCACATTGCTGGGCTCCTCAACTACTTCTCCTTATGCATATACCTGGGCCGGAGTAGCTGCAGGAACTTACACTATAACAGCAAAAGCTACCGACAATGGTGGCTCAATAACTACTTCTACTGCAATTGCTATTGTGGTAAATGCGAATAAAGTTCCCACAGTTTCAATAACAGCTCCTGTAAACAATGCAACTTTTGAAGGTGGGACGAACATAACACTGACGGCTAGTGCAGTAGATGCAGATGGTACGGTCAGCAAGGTAGAATTTTATAATGGTACCACATTGCTGGGTTCAGCAACTACTTCTCCTTATACTTATATTTGGACAGGTGTTGCTCCTGGAAATTATTCTATAACGGCTAAGGCTACTGATGATAAAGGAGGTATTGGCAGTTCAACTGCTATAAAGATTACTGTAACAGTCCCTCAAACTCCTTATGGCGGTAAAGTTTGGCCAATTGCAGGAAGGATAGAAGCTGAGAACTATGATCTGGGAGGAAGCGGTCTTGGGTATTCTGATTCTGATGCTGGGAATGCTGGTTCTGCTTTCAGAACAGACGATGTTGATATTGAAGCGTCAACAGATGCAGGGGGAGGTTATAATGTTGGTTGGACAGTAGCCGGCGAATGGTTGGAGTATTCTGTAAATGTGTCAGAGGCAGGAAAATATGATTTTAAGGTAAGGGTAGCTGCTGCAGCAGCAGGCAAAAGCATGCATATTGAAATGAATGGTATTAATGTTACTGGTGCAATCACAATTCCTAATACAGGTGATTTTCAAGCATGGCAGACAGTTACGATTCCCGCAATTTCTTTAACTACCGGAAATCAAATCATGAAAATTGTATTCGATTCGGATGAGATAAACCTTAATTATGTCGACGTATCTGCTGTTAATAAAGCTCCTGTTGTGAGTATTACAGCCCCTTTAAATAATACCTCTTACGTTGCAGCTGCATCATTTACAATCACAGCCAATGCGACTGATTCAGATGGAAATATTACCAAAGTTGAGTTTTACAATGGCACTGCTTTATTAGGAAGCGATGCAACATCTCCGTTCTCCTACGACTGGAATAATGTTGCTGCTGGTACATATACTATTACTGCAAAAGCTACAGATAATAGTGGTGCATCAACTGTAAGTTCAGTCATTACTGTTGTTGTGAATGCGAATAAACTTCCATCTGTTTCATTGACAGCTCCAGGAAATAATACAGAACTAGTTCTTGCGGCTCCAGCTTCGAATCTTTCATTGACAGCTTCTGCTTCAGATACAGATGGATCCATTGTTAAAGTTGAGTTTTATAATGGAAGCACATTGCTTGGAACAGACAATACATCTCCCTATGTTTATACATTAGCTACTTTGTCGGCAGGTACTTATACCATAACAGCGAAGGCTACAGACGATAAAGGCGGAGTGTCAACCTCAAATGCCGTGACTCTTATTGCAAATCAGGCGCCTACAGTTTCAATTACATCCCCTTTAAACAATGTCTCTTTTGTAGCCCTTGCAGATATCACTATTACTGCGGATGCGTCTGACGCAGAAGGGATGCTTTCTAAAGTTGAGTTTTATAACGGTACCACCTTGCTTGGTTCTGATTTGACTGCTCCATATAGCTATATCTGGAACGGTGTTGCTGCTGGAACATATAATATCACAGCAAAAGCTACAGATAATTATGGAGCTACGCTCACAAGTGATGTAGTTAAAATAACTGTAAATGCAAATAAACTACCATCTGTTTTCATCACAGCACCAGTAAGTAACACAGTTCTACAGGCTCCTGCAACTAATGTTGTATTGTCCGCAGACGCTGCAGACTCTGACGGTACGATTACTAAAGTTGAATTTTATAATGGTAGCACACTATTAGGAGCAGATGCTTCATCTCCATATAGTTTCACGTGGGCTTCTATAGCTGCCGGTAAATACACCATTACAGCTAAAGCAATTGATGATAAAGGAGGAGTGACAGTTTCTACTGCTGTTTTATTGGTTGTTAATAAGGCACCTTCGGCAGCAATAACATCACCATCAAACAATGCATCCTTTGTAGCTCCAGCTTTAGTTACAATAAGCGCTGATGCAAAAGATTCAGATGGTTCTGTGGCTAAAGTTGAATTTTATTCAGGGGGTACTTTAATAGGAACAGATCTTATTGCTCCTTATACCTTTACTTTATCTGATTTGCCTGTGGGTACTTATACGATCACAATCAAAGCAACAGACAATGATGGAGCAGCAACAACCAGTTCTACAGTATCATTTAAAGTGAATGAAAATCAACCTTCTGTGATTCTGGTAAACTCTCCGGCAAATAATACTACAGTTAAAGTTGGCTCATCTGTTAATTTTGATATTTCAGTAGTTGATCCTGATGGAAGCATTGCAAAGGTTGAATATTATGATGGAACAATTTTAATAGGAACCTCAACTTCTGCTCCTTTTAATATTAACTGGACATTTACAGGAACAGGGGCGCATAACATCACTATTAAGGTTACTGATGGCAATGGCGGGGTAACAATTTCATCTCCGATAGCATTGACAGCAGTAACTAATCAATCACCTACGGTGAAAATCACATCTCCAAAGAATAATGCTATATTACTTTCTTCTGAGGAAATAATTTTAACAGCAGATGCAGCAGATGCAGATGGAAATGTGTCAAAAGTAGAATTTTATAATGGAAGCACTCTCTTAGGTTCCGCTTTTAACGCTCCTTACGAATTTACATGGCTAAATCCAGGTGATGGCATTTATACAATCATTGCAGTTGCGGTAGATGACAACGGAGTAAAGATGCCATCAGTTCCTGTGACCATTAATGTGGCTCCGGTAATATCTGGAATTCACTCCGGAACATCATTGTCACAATTAAAATTATATCCTAATCCTAGTTATACAGATTTCAAATTTGTAGTAAATGAAGACATCGAAAGTTATTCGGTTGTAAATCTTCTGGGAGAAACGGTTTCTTCAGAAGGAAGAGTTTCCGGCGGACAGGAAATAACTTTGGGAGAGGATCTGGCGCAGGGAGCATATGTTTTAAAAGTAATCTATGCTTCTGGTAAAAAGGAGGCTGTAAGGATGATTAAGATAAAGTAA
- a CDS encoding response regulator transcription factor — MGVTNLQKRYTELNVINDEIASLANEPDIYYHIEKIKRLQEIYPHLKHSPNIICVIDILTQEYLFVSDNILAILGHEPSDIYKEGFRKTFSLFAPNQLKIILDKIFPTMFKFFNQHKHSGTLMDLKISFSALMSHKDGSQRWYLNQITVVRQNEDNNPHWLLKQVTDIHDFKNDNFITFVIAQKNQDGIYHNIYKESFLCDEESTNLTEREIEILHLMSQGFSSREIADALFISLHTVYKHRKNMLKKMDVKRSGDLMKAAIKAGLL; from the coding sequence ATGGGTGTTACAAACTTGCAGAAAAGATATACTGAACTGAATGTGATCAATGACGAGATTGCTTCTTTGGCAAATGAGCCTGATATATATTATCATATTGAAAAAATAAAAAGGCTTCAGGAGATATATCCACATCTGAAACATTCCCCTAACATAATTTGTGTTATAGATATTTTAACTCAGGAATATCTATTTGTAAGTGACAATATCCTTGCTATTCTAGGCCATGAGCCATCTGATATATATAAAGAAGGTTTCAGAAAAACTTTCTCTTTATTTGCGCCCAATCAGCTTAAAATAATACTGGATAAAATATTCCCTACAATGTTTAAGTTTTTTAACCAGCATAAACATTCGGGAACACTAATGGATCTGAAAATCTCATTCTCTGCATTAATGAGCCACAAAGATGGCTCTCAAAGGTGGTATCTGAATCAAATCACTGTTGTGAGACAAAATGAAGATAATAATCCACACTGGCTGCTAAAACAGGTGACAGACATTCATGATTTCAAAAATGACAATTTTATCACCTTTGTGATTGCTCAAAAAAATCAAGATGGCATTTATCACAATATATACAAAGAGTCCTTCCTATGTGATGAGGAATCAACCAATTTGACAGAAAGGGAAATTGAAATTTTACACCTCATGAGTCAGGGGTTTTCAAGCAGAGAAATTGCAGATGCTCTTTTCATCAGCCTGCATACCGTGTATAAGCACAGAAAAAATATGTTAAAGAAAATGGATGTAAAAAGATCCGGAGATTTGATGAAAGCAGCAATTAAAGCAGGATTATTATAA
- a CDS encoding response regulator transcription factor: protein MTDIHQFKNDENITFSVHKKDKKGVYINIMKRTFLCGDQKNILSEREVEVLNLMGQGLTSKEIAGYLFVSEHTIINIEKIC from the coding sequence ATGACTGATATCCATCAATTCAAAAATGATGAAAATATCACCTTTTCTGTTCACAAAAAAGATAAGAAGGGAGTTTATATAAATATCATGAAGAGGACCTTTTTATGTGGAGATCAAAAAAATATTCTTTCTGAAAGAGAAGTTGAAGTACTGAATCTTATGGGACAAGGCCTCACCAGTAAAGAAATTGCAGGCTACTTATTTGTCAGCGAGCATACTATTATAAACATAGAAAAAATATGTTAA